TTCTTTGACATGTGAGATTGACAGTTTGACAGCGCGCAAAACTGTCAACTTATGAAAAGCGACAGTGTTGTCACGTTTAATACTTTTCAGAGAGCACTCAATTATCaagaataataacattttatggtcataatttttataagtacaatatatttacatttttattaatatttaaacataattcatTACTTTACAGCAAtcattaactttatttatgatttcaaaaatttattttgtcaagTTGAATTCGAGGAATATTCActctcaaaaattttatttcataaataacaatatcaaCAAATACAGCCAAAAAAGGAGtcgaaatgaaaaaattactctctaaattaaaacttaGAGCTGTCATTATCCTTTCAATTACTtatgactttatttttaagacttgcaaaatgcaaatatttgttattttcgaATTTCGGGTACTTTTGTCTCCGATTGTATCTCTCATACATCCTTAAGTAAACCTTTGCAAGAAAAGTCATACTATATTTCGTTTACCAGTTCATTTACCAAACGAACATAAAGTGATAATTGATGAGAgtgttaataataatgcgaTAAGATCTGCTGTAGAACGAATAACAAtgttattagattattttgaGTTAAAGCTCGAGATGAAGAAgcgaaacaatatttatacagtAATATTCCatcttattatgtatttaaaaaagttataattaatggTAAAACTATTAATCGCTGGGAGAAAcctcaaagatattttaattgtattggTCGTATGTATTTTGTCAGTCTGTCTCAAATAGAGTTATTACgtatacttttattacatgttaAAGGAGCttcaaattttcaagaattaaGAACAGTTAATAACGAGATACATCAAACTTTCACTGCTGCATGTTTAGAAGCAAAAGTTTGGATGATGCCAAgacaactttatataattatattatcaatatgttTCAAATGGAAGAATtgaatattgttaatttttttaaaatgaaacaagaGACGGAGGAACAAACAGACGACGAAGAACAAATTGAGGAGGATACATCGATAGGTATGCGACAAtatgaacaattaaatatagaacaaaaagaaattgttgATACAATTTTAGTAGCAACAACAGGTAACAATAgcgataaatgtttttatatcgaTGATCCAGGTGGTTCTGGTAAAACTTTCATTTATACGACCTTGTACTATCTACTTAAAAATCGGGGAAAAATAGTTAGTACAATGATGTTACatcctgtcggctccacgttttttcCTCCCactaaaatgaaataataatcgtccgatcggtcaTAAAAAGGTCGCGCGATAAATAGAACCATTCTCCTTCTACATAGCAAAAGTTAATCCGAGGTATGTCCATTGAATGTATTTCTAGGGATTTTCAGATATCCAAAGTTCATCTGTGGAAAACCCGAGGATGTATTTGGGATATACTGAGGATGCCAAAATGTCCGCTCATTAGATATCTGTATGAAATCCAAAAATAGAAGTCCTTAggatattcttatataatagataattatctTAAGGATATCCTTAGgataattacgtaataataaaattcgatcCCAACAATCCACTGGGTGTTTCTAAATGCCTTTTTTGTTATCCTATAGGTTAATCAATATGCACTAATAGTGAATTCGATTGGCTATATTAGTGCGCACTGAGTGCACATAAAGGTACCCAGACAGCACAAAGTCGACTAAAAGTATTACTAAAACTGGGcatatttttgtcaaagatCTTTTAGTCGAAGCGTTTAGTCAATGGAAAGTTGACTTAAAGCTGTCTTATGACCCAAATTCAGTCGCTTATAAGCCTATCCATATGTTGACTAAAAGATGATTATTGTAGATATCTTTCAGTCGTCTTTATAGCTTCTTTTTAGtcatttctaatgtttttttttgacgTCTTAATTATAGGTTATTCTTATaggttatatatttcatattttatatctcttattggGATTAccagaaattaaattgataaaaaaaatatactttacatttcatatttagTAGTATCTGTTATTCTTTGtactctttatatattacatgttatgaaaacttgaatacgagtatAGTCTGAGCACATCACAtagcggcaaacaaaggaacacgtatattataaaatagatcttttttgtcttgtcgaaaagatgactaaaaagatgatcaaaaagacatcttttcgtcgactaaaattaattatgatttttagaagacatcttttagacatctttcaaACGATGATTTTTTTGTGGGCAGAAAGATAGACATTTTAGACATTTGtagccttgtcagaaagatgacttaaaaaagacatcctCTCATCATCTTTTAGTATTATGTGCTATCTGGGGTATTATCGCACACAATTTCACAAtgataagtaattataaaagtaaaataataaatagtaagagctattattttatcaatatgtatattcaacaataataataatagcttttactaaataattatgttacttttatataattgcttttgtgttattgtaaaattgttgtGTGCGATAAACCTTTATATGTATGCATTCAGTGCGCACTAGTGCATCCAATCGAATTCgctataattgaatatatatatatatgtataatagcgGATAAGGCATATTTTAAGTGCCTACCTAAAATATCTTGGAAAACATGCACATTATTCGACaaatatatctgataaaagttaattgtttcattttaagtgaatatatatattaggcaTTTAAAATGAGTCaccagatataaaagaaaaatgatcagcttaataaagattctaaaaataaaagttgacaaaaaataaaatatattaaaataaaatgtattttattttttaatatagatataaaataaagttgacaaataaataaataagtaaataaaataaatatatatatatatatatatgataattagaaatatcctCAGATAATCCTCAGGTAAATTTAGTTTCAATTACAGtacatatttaagataattccGATCAAATAAGGATATTCTACGATCTTAtgctttttatgaaattagaTATCCACAAAATGTCTAATACTGGACATTCTATGGATATCTAAATATTGTCCAGTGATGGATGTCTCAAATTGGATATACTATGGATGTTCATTTTATGTCTATGGACATATGGATGtaaaatggatataaaatgtacatccACAGGACATTTTGTGCTATGTGGGATCAAATAATGTTCAAACATATTGAACACAAACAGATGTCGGAAGGGATCGATAGCGAAATCCCCTAGAATAATGAAACCGAACAACACAGCTGTATAATCTTAAGAGACAAACAAATGATGctgttacgtcctgtcggctccacgtttttacctcctataaaaatgaaataataatcgttCGATCAGTCATAAAAGGGTCGCgcgataaataatgttttaaacattgaacaCGATGTCCAAAGAAATGCCCGGAAGGGATCGATAGCGAGATCctctaaataaatgaaatcgaataacaaacacagctgcataatcttaagggACAAACAAACGAGGAATCTtcaaatttcctaagaggccgtacaggACTCACCAattagcaataataaaaaataaggaggAAAAGGATCTCACCAAACAGCTTTTACACATCGAAATCTTAAGAGTACTCCCAAAAATTTTAACACGTCCTCAAGgttcaatataaaaagggaataCTCGCATTCATTCTATTCATTCAGTAATTCGGTATCCACATTGTAAGGCTACTGCCTTAACAGGCGCCATTTCCATTAGTATTAGTTACTGCGTCTGTgcagagagaaaggaaaaagagacAGAGGCCGTTAGAGGCGAGCGGCGAGcgcgaaaagaaaaatggaaaacgagagaagagaagagagagttAAGACGtgtgtaaagaaaaagagagttaTCGAGTAAAAAACGAGTTGATACGGAAAACACAgtgtctttaaaataaaaaagcctGAGCTGGTAACTCCTTTATTTCTGGAGCCCTCCTATCCTGACATTCCAGAGAACTTCCTTTGTATAGTTTAACCTATATCAGGACTCTCACAGCCTCAGAAGTGGGATTCTTCCTTATTTACCAGttggaatgtaaaaaaaaaatttctttgtatcTCTTCTTTTCATCGCAAAAAGACAGTTGTGAAATCCACGATTCAAAAACAGTAACAATCCAAGTGATTTCTTTGTTCAAAGTGATAAGACGATagacatattaaattacaaaagtaCGCAGTACATAAACACGAGAGAGACAAATAAAGGACTTTGTTTTAACGGAAAAATACCGGAATAAAAGCAGTCAACACATGATCTCATGATTCgaatgtgtgttttttttgttgttttgaGAAAGCGATCTCTGGGTGCGCAGTGCATAATTTCTTTGTACATATAAGATAGCTCGTCAAGAATTAAATAGTCTTAAATCTTTCCTTATCAGAACTTCAAGATGAGTttagaaaatacaatttaccCAAGATACCAAAAACTAAAGCAACTTGGATCGATTTACTAATGAATCATTTCGAGAAGAATTCCCCATTACAAAAGATGATTAATACTCAGCCTCAAGAAGCAATGGGACAACCACAGCTCCCAGATACAGCTGCGCAATtaacaaatatcaataatacaaaagatacagtaaataatgaaatgaatACGCAGTATCAAAATGCtcaattgtttaatattatgagAGAACAAAAGAGCAAAAAGAATAagagataattattcaaatgcaAAAACAACAAGATTTAATCAACCAGATGCTCGCAACAATGACCTGGGTACCAAGACAAGATGGTTTTGAAACAGAACAAACTAGCTCAcaacatattataaacaacgggttaattaaaaacgacctgactagccaaaattattcaatttatttacacgacgtttcgaccatatggttgtggtccttttcaagtgtaactataaagaaattaaataaataacggatcaaacattgatatatggatacaatttttacCAGATTTTAGCCAAACAATACAACACAAAGGCGTCATAAAACTAGTCTACtcacacgtaaattaagaaagagatgaaaaaatcCAATGGGGCATGTTTAAAGGTAGAACATAATggtggaataattaaatatgtcacttagttaaaaacaatggttataaattttgagatgaacacaaacaaggagacacgtcatgtcagcatgagttttttgaacaaaactgtgaatatttaaaaagaaaaacagttcaaacgacctttataattttgtcataaatattatttaaattttcagtatctctttgtagattaatcgtggagttaaatttcttaataaaaaacatttcagctatttctcttttcttaataaatttttcattgtgtAAAATAACCGGATCATCCCACTCAAAATCATGCCCAAATTCAACTCTGTGTTTGCTAACGACTGATTGATTGGtaggatgtaattttatattgttaagatgTTCTCTAATACGTGTGCGTATATGTCGCTTTGTTTGGCCAATGTAAAGCGCATCGCAATCCTtacactgtaatttataaaccaCATCAGTTCTAAAGTCAGTATGTAATCTGTCTTTACCACGCTTAATCaatgtattaagtttattagttaTAGTCATAACGACGTTCAAACCAGCGTCACAAACAATACGACGTAAACAAAAGCTAAATTCATTAACATAAGGAATTGAAACATAAGGTCTGCCTCTTTGTAATTCCTTCCCCCGGGGTTCAAATTGCACATCTCTACTGAAGTCATGGATCAACTATAAAAAGAAGTTTTTTACCTCCAAACATCAATTGACTTTCCTATTACGATGCAGAAGACTGGATCTCGTTCCTACACACATAAAGAACCTCAAGACTTACATTGAATTTCACAGTTGTAGTGTTAACCACAAATTTCAAAAGTTGTTAAATTTAAGTCAGCATTCTATTCTAAATTTCGAGATTGAAGACTTGAACATTAGTTTGatgttttttagaaaaaagatcTGTGATATTGAGAAAGGACTCTTTGAATGTTTACCACATGACTTGGtttttgacttttttaaaCGTAGCAAACAAAGGATGTTCTCATTCggtttaaagataaaaaataatttaattaataagtttgacaaattaaaattaaaaaatgatttcaaaGAGGATCCTTttcataatattgataaatccaAATGGTTTGTAAACATTAGTGATAAGACCATTCCCGAACATGTCTCCACTCTCTTAAGCTTGGGTGACAATTTTGCGCTTACCCATAAATCCTTCACGCAGTAAAGATCGCGTTGATTATGTATTAAACGTCGTTAAAGGTTTTGAGGCGTGTTCTAGCATGATTCCAACTGATCTTATAGAGACTACCAGAATCTCTGTTGCGAATACACTGCAGAGATTTTTATGTTCTCGTCGTCATGTCAGTTATATTGAAAGACATATAGGGCGGGCCTTTTcactttcgaaaaaatttttgtctgataataatgatttattagttACCAAAGCTGACAAGGGACAGTCCACAGTCGTAATGAACAAGActgattatttgttaaaaatggaGTCGTTGTTGAGTGATGAATTTACTTacaagaaaatcaataaaaatccgaCAAAACCACTTATGAACAAGATAAATTCATTACTAAAATCTTGGCTCAACAACAAGCTCATTGACGAAAGAACTTACAAACATCTAAACTGTACTAATGGAAATTTACCACGTTGTTATGGGTTGCCCAAGACCCATAAGCCTGGTTTTCCATTAAGAATCATTGTTTCGACTGTTGGCAGTGCTTTGTACAATTTATCAACTTACATACAGGATATACTGCAAAGGTCAGTTGTAAAACCAGCTTCACATATAAACGACGGATGGTCTTTTTCCAAAAAGATCAAGGACGTTATTATTGAGGGCGGTCAAGTAATGATATCATTGGATGTTAGCTCGTTATTTACTAATATCCCCAAAGAATTGGTTCTGACCGCCATTGAAAAGCGATGGAATAACATCAGTTCTGCTACTAACTTTAGCCTTGCTCAATTTATACATGTTGTGGAATTGATTTTAGATTCGAcaagttttagttttaatggACAGTTTTACGAGCAAATTTTCGGAAGCCCCATGGGCTCTCCTTTATCTCCGATATTAGCGGACATTGTTATGGATGATTTAGAGTCTCATTGTCTAAATTTGTTAAGTTTTAAAGTCCCAATTTACT
The sequence above is a segment of the Anoplolepis gracilipes unplaced genomic scaffold, ASM4749672v1 Contig18, whole genome shotgun sequence genome. Coding sequences within it:
- the LOC140675762 gene encoding uncharacterized protein, translating into MIPTDLIETTRISVANTLQRFLCSRRHVSYIERHIGRAFSLSKKFLSDNNDLLVTKADKGQSTVVMNKTDYLLKMESLLSDEFTYKKINKNPTKPLMNKINSLLKSWLNNKLIDERTYKHLNCTNGNLPRCYGLPKTHKPGFPLRIIVSTVGSALYNLSTYIQDILQRSVVKPASHINDGWSFSKKIKDVIIEGGQVMISLDVSSLFTNIPKELVLTAIEKRWNNISSATNFSLAQFIHVVELILDSTSFSFNGQFYEQIFGSPMGSPLSPILADIALQEKEITKKNFLQQQITLSSFQSHFLVLAELKKMT